A stretch of DNA from Rhodococcus sp. NBC_00297:
GCGCGTCTCCGGAGCCGGCTGCATCTTCGCCGCCGCCATCACCGCCGAGCTCGCGAAGGGTTCCTCGGTCCAGGACGCAGTGGCCACGGCCAAGGACTTCGCGCACGCCGGCATCGTCGGCCGCGTGACGACGAACGCGCCCTTCACCGCCGTCGGCTGGCAGTAGAGCTCAGAGGTTCAGGTCGCCCAGACCGAGGAGGGACCGGTACTCGAGACCCTCGGCCGCGATGACCGCGTCGGCGCCGGTGGCGCGGTCCACCACCGTCGCGACGCCCACCACGACGGCACCGGCGTCACGCAGAGCCGCGACGGCCGTGAGCGGGGAGTTGCCGGTGGTGGTGGTGTCCTCGACGACCAGGACCCGTTTGCCCACGATGTCCGGGCCCTCGATCTGGCGCTGCATGCCGTGGGCCTTGGCCGCCTTACGGACGACGAACGCGTCGATGGGACGGCCCGGCGCGTGCATGACCGCCAAGGCGACGGGGTCGGCACCCATGGTGAGTCCGCCCACGGCGTCGAAATCCCAGTCCGACACCAGTTCTCGCATGAGCTGCCCGATGAGGGCACCGGCGCGGTGGTGCAGCGTCGCACGGCGGAGGTCGACGTAGTAGTCGGCTTCCGTGCCCGACGACAGCGTCACCTTCCCGTGCACGACGGCCAACTCGCGGACCAGTTCTGCCAGTTCGGACTTCTCGGTAGCTGCCACGAGCAGTGAATCTATCGGGTGCGCTCAGGCGGCGTGCTGCGGCGCCCGCAACCACGCCGTGTCGGCGTCCGCGGTCTCGGCGAACACAGCGGGCGCCCGGACGCCCAACAGCCGGACGACGGGTCCGGACAGCGGCGAGTC
This window harbors:
- the pyrE gene encoding orotate phosphoribosyltransferase gives rise to the protein MAATEKSELAELVRELAVVHGKVTLSSGTEADYYVDLRRATLHHRAGALIGQLMRELVSDWDFDAVGGLTMGADPVALAVMHAPGRPIDAFVVRKAAKAHGMQRQIEGPDIVGKRVLVVEDTTTTGNSPLTAVAALRDAGAVVVGVATVVDRATGADAVIAAEGLEYRSLLGLGDLNL